From Anopheles darlingi chromosome 2, idAnoDarlMG_H_01, whole genome shotgun sequence, the proteins below share one genomic window:
- the LOC125951994 gene encoding uncharacterized protein LOC125951994 produces MNARRMLVLGLVVLLIVASVCEARRRFPHRRRGPSRKTLKQLYYESRETNTPNFVRLVLMRLIYGIATQMGVEERLDNVFGGAFVPPNAVDEGSDFFDVLSDESGEDFSFGL; encoded by the coding sequence ATGAATGCCCGTCGGATGCTAGTGCTCGGTCTGGTGGTTTTGCTGATCGTGGCGAGCGTGTGTGAAGCGCGGCGCCGGTTTCCTCACCGCCGAAGGGGTCCTTCGCGCAAAACGCTCAAACAGCTGTACTACGAATCGCGCGAAACCAACACGCCCAACTTTGTCCGATTGGTGCTGATGCGGCTGATCTACGGCATTGCCACCCAGATGGGTGTCGAGGAGCGGCTGGACAACGTGTTCGGTGGTGCTTTCGTGCCACCGAATGCCGTCGACGAGGGTTCCGACTTTTTCGACGTGCTGAGCGACGAAAGTGGCGAAGATTTTAGCTTCGGCCTGTGA
- the LOC125948910 gene encoding structure-specific endonuclease subunit SLX1 homolog — protein MTSEEEIADFYGVYLLVSKSTNPKFAGRTYIGYTVDPNRRIKQHNRGRDAGGAVRTSNRGPWTMVMIVHGFPNNVSALRFEWAWQQPRVSRRLKQIPEIQKKLRKETNFEYNFRILSEMLRIGPWNRLPLTIRWLAEDFHREFAVGKTPPLHMPICFGRVKRGKPEKKGEKKKQIGKKLDNKIPIEYDLDEFDRIVMGGEKVLHDDDVNHAETITISSGSENECDDDLPMDDATRLDCVLCNQSMRDGGEGDKSEEAVIRCIQPRCALVCHIECLAELVLEPGQYVPIEGDCPICETHFLWGDLIRKSNGCCDLIADAENVDPLEINDVSDDGD, from the exons ATGACCTCGGAAGAGGAAATAGCCGATTTCTACGGGGTGTACTTGCTGGTGAGTAAAAGCACGAACCCAAAGTTCGCAGGACGAACCTACATTGGCTATACAGTCGATCCGAATCGGAGAATCAAACAGCACAATCGCGGCAGGGATGCAGGCGGAGCTGTCCGAACCTCTAACCGTGGTCCATG GACGATGGTTATGATCGTACACGGCTTCCCAAACAACGTATCCGCGTTGCGC TTTGAATGGGCCTGGCAACAGCCGCGGGTGTCCCGTCGATTGAAACAAATTCCGGAAATTCAGAAAAAACTGCGCAAGGAGACAAACTTTGAGTACAATTTTCGAATACTGTCGGAAATGCTCCGGATAGGACCGTGGAATCGATTGCCACTCACGATTCGCTGGCTTGCCGAAGATTTTCACCGAGAATTTGCG GTCGGCAAAACACCACCTTTACATATGCCCATCTGTTTCGGTCGCGTTAAAagaggaaaaccggaaaagaaaggtgagaaaaagaagcaaatcgGCAAGAAATTAGATAACAAAATACCGATCGAATACGACCTGGATGAGTTTGATCGCATAGTGATGGGTGGTGAGAAAGtgcttcatgatgatgatgtaaacCATGCAGAGACCATTACAATTAGTTCCGGGTCGGAGAACGAATGCGACGACGACCTACCAATGGACGACGCAACTCGGCTCGATTGTGTTCTTTGTAATCAATCGATGAGAGATGGTGGAGAAGGCGATAAAAGTGAGGAAGCTGTTATACGATGTATACAGCCACGATGTGCCCTGGTTTGTCACATTGAATGCTTAGCCGAGCTAGTATTAGAACCGGGTCAGTACGTTCCCATCGAGGGCGACTGTCCCATCTGTGAGACACACTTCCTGTGGGGTGATTTAATTCGGAAATCcaacggttgctgcgatcTGATTGCTGATGCCGAAAACGTTGATCCACTTGAAATCAACGACGTTTCGGATGATGGTGACTAA
- the LOC125948882 gene encoding DDB1- and CUL4-associated factor 12 homolog — MSKTLKRPVAGTLPHCYITSRLEERRARNRALRQERRRKPEKPDDFVTYDDTDSDDETPYQQKQVLKTSYNFVDYIRSRESDLREVRSIDPAYSSRHILTHDMFKETPIPLGNINKVFCSQWLSNRQVVFGTKCNKLMVYDVNTRRVDAIPTLPNSRSGSPDTQSGIHACQINPSHTMLATGARHSADIAIYSLPTLDPVCIGESAHTDWVFDMCWLDDQFLVSGSRDTKLALWRVNEDVMTYPKGKEADELAENGTDSAETEQQEPVQDVPRYATISPVSVKDCRGAQKIRAVCFNREYRELALLSLNGYLHLFNAETFSQKLSRKLPNCQENVCIACQPRGLYAVGCRSYTLLLDPRTLQPVKKIASRYSGCGIRSASFQSNILTIGTGMGMLMFYDIRAGKYLESCINSSRTVVLKASRGYVAQFPDEEMDGFQQLKYTPAIYTHCYDNSGTRLFTAGGPLPATLIGNYAGIWQ; from the exons ATGTCGAAAACCCTGAAACGCCCGGTGGCGGGGACCCTGCCGCACTGCTACATTACCAGTCGACTGGAGGAGCGAAGAGCCCGGAATCGGGCACTGCGGCAGGAGCGTCGTCGGAAACCGGAGAAACCGGACGATTTCGTGACATACGATGACACGGATAGCGACGATGAGACGCCgtaccagcagaagcaggtgCTCAAAACGTCGTACAACTTTGTCGATTATATCCGCAGCCGGGAATCGGACCTGCGCGAGgtgcgctcgatcgatccggcGTACTCGAGTCGTCACATTCTCACGCACGACATGTTTAAGGAAACGCCAATCCCGCTCGGTAACATCAACAAAGTGTTCTGCTCGCAGTGGCTCAGCAACCGCCAGGTAGTGTTCGGTACGAAGTGCAATAAGCTGATGGTGTACGATGTGAACACACGGCGGGTCGATGCGATACCGACGCTACCGAACAGCCGCAGCGGCAGCCCCGACACGCAGTCTGGTATACATGCGTGCCAGATCAATCCGAGCCACACGATGCTAGCGACCGGTGCCCGACATTCGGCCGATATCGCCATCTACAGCCTGCCAACGCTCGATCCGGTCTGCATCGGCGAGAGCGCCCACACGGACTGGGTGTTCGATATGTGCTGGCTGGATGATCAGTTTCTCGTGTCCGGCTCGAGGGACACCAAGCTGGCGCTGTGGCGTGTGAACGAAGACGTGATGACTTATCCGAAGGGCAAAGAAGCGGACGAACTGGCCGAGAACGGAACCGACAGTGCGGAGACGGAACAACAGGAACCCGTACAGGATGTTCCGCGGTACGCGACCATTTCGCCCGTTTCCGTTAAGGATTGCCGGGGGGCACAGAAGATCCGGGCCGTGTGCTTTAACCGAGAGTACCGGGAGCTGGCGCTGCTGTCCCTTAATGGTTATCTGCATCTGTTCAACGCGGAAACGTTCAGCCAGAAGCTATCCCGCAAGCTACCCAACTGCCAGGAGAACGTTTGCATCGCTTGCCAACCACGTGGACTGTACGCTGTCGGATGTCGCTCCTACACACTGCTGCTAGATCCCAGAACGTTACAA cCCGTGAAGAAGATTGCTTCGCGGTACAGTGGCTGCGGAATCCGATCGGCGAGCTTCCAGAGTAATATTCTGACCATCGGAACCGGCATGGGTATGCTCATGTTCTACGACATACGAGCGGGCAAGTATCTGGAATCGTGCATCAACTCATCCCGGACAGTAGTGCTCAAGGCTAGCCGGGGCTACGTG GCTCAGTTTCCAGACGAAGAGATGGATGGCTTCCAGCAGCTGAAATACACGCCTGCTATCTACACACACTGCTACGACAACAGTGGTACTAGGTTATTCACAGCCGGCGGACCACTCCCGGCCACGTTGATCGGCAATTATGCGGGAATTTGGCAATAG